Proteins encoded within one genomic window of Hemiscyllium ocellatum isolate sHemOce1 chromosome 1, sHemOce1.pat.X.cur, whole genome shotgun sequence:
- the uchl1 gene encoding ubiquitin carboxyl-terminal hydrolase isozyme L1, producing MVPSPVCALMLLFPLSQQHESYRDRQTSELSGKGIDSKVYFLKQTISNSCGTVGLINAIANNQDKLDFVEGSILKRFLNETMDLSAAERAKQLEQNQEIKSAHDATAEEGECQVHEDGTNFHFITLVGVDEHLYELDGRMPFPIDHGETSNDQLLQDAAKICRQFMERDQGEVRFTAVALSKAS from the exons ATGGTACCATCGCCAGTGTGTGCTTTAATGTTACTATTTCCTTTAAGCCAACAG CACGAATCGTACAGGGACCGTCAAACATCCGAACTGAGTGGAAAGGGTATTGACTCAAAAGTTTACTTCTTGAAGCAGACCATTTCAAATTCATGTGGAACTGTTGGACTTATCAATGCCATTGCTAACAATCAAGATAAGCTTGACTTTG TGGAAGGCTCTATATTGAAAAGGTTTCTGAATGAGACCATGGACCTTTCAGCAGCAGAGAGAGCTAAGCAACTGGAACAAAACCAG GAAATTAAATCAGCACACGACGCCACTGCAGAGGAGGGAGAGTGTCAG GTACATGAAGATGGCACAAACTTCCATTTTATCACTCTTGTTGGTGTAGATGAGCACCTCTATGAACTAG atggaaGAATGCCATTCCCTATTGACCATGGAGAAACATCAAATGATCAACTCTTACAG GATGCAGCAAAGATATGTAGACAATTTATGGAGCGTGATCAAGGAGAAGTTCGCTTCACTGCTGTGGCCCTCAGCAAAGCCTCTTGA